From the genome of Spinacia oleracea cultivar Varoflay chromosome 2, BTI_SOV_V1, whole genome shotgun sequence, one region includes:
- the LOC130467543 gene encoding uncharacterized protein, with the protein MKALLTALDLWEIVERGYIIPESLTGQQLTTEQQSLVKEKTTNNAKATAYLHSSIGETIFPRIINTTSAKELWDTLQEDFHGSKKEEKENFHLVKYAIKQTTWRKIAGIKIKYHIIFAKGLAMNKDCWYKDQQAKANVSESGMFEDQLFVACQSSIGTNKDVWLIDSGCTNHMANNECMFIDIDTSMYTPVRMRDGSITEAKGKGTIAVQTKKGARYIKNVLFVPNLASNLLSVPKMMQNGYSINFEGNSCNIYDQQGKEIAQVQIQNKSFPLLWKNPKEEVNRMEHDDSRLWHKRLGHYNFHALELLHRKNMLRDLPLVTLQK; encoded by the exons ATGAAGGCTTTGTTGACTGCTCTAGACTTATGGGAAATAGTTGAACGAGGATATATTATTCCTGAATCATTAACTGGACAACAATTAACTACTGAACAACAAAGTTTAGTAAAAGAGAAAACCACGAATAATGCAAAAGCAACTGCATATCTTCATTCTTCTATTGGAGAGACGATTTTTCCACGAATCATAAACACTACTTCGGCAAAGGAGTTGTGGGATACTCTCCAAGAAGATTTTCATGGCTCGAAAAAG gaagaaaaggaaaatTTTCACCTTGTGAAATATGCAATAAAACAAACCACCTGGAGAAAAATTGCTGGAATAAAGATAAAATACCATATAATATTCGCAAAAGGTTTAGCCATGAACAAAGATTGTTGGTATAAAGACCAGCAGGCCAAAGCAAATGTTTCTGAAAGTGGAATGTTTGAAGATCAACTATTTGTTGCATGTCAATCCTCAATAGGAACCAACAAAGACGTGTGGCTAATTGATAGTGGTTGCACAAATCACATGGCAAACAATGAATGCATGTTCATTGACATTGATACTTCCATGTACACTCCAGTTAGAATGAGGGATGGCTCCATTACAGAGGCAAAAGGCAAAGGAACAATAGCGGTACAAACAAAGAAGGGAGCACGTTATATTAAAAATGTCTTGTTTGTTCCTAATCTTGCTTCAAATTTGTTGAGTGTTCCCAAGATGATGCAAAATGGATATTCCATTAATTTTGAGGGGAATTCATGCAACATCTATGATCAACAAGGGAAAGAGATTGcccaagttcaaatacaaaataaGAGTTTTCCTCTTTTATGGAAAAACCCAAAAGAAGAAGTAAATAGAATGGAGCATGATGACTCTAGGTTATGGCACAAAAGGCTAGGCCACTATAACTTTCATGCTTTAGAACTTCTCCATAGAAAGAATATGCTTAGAGATTTGCCACTCGTGACCTTACAAAAATAG